The following coding sequences lie in one Drosophila sulfurigaster albostrigata strain 15112-1811.04 chromosome 2R, ASM2355843v2, whole genome shotgun sequence genomic window:
- the LOC133838938 gene encoding plectin, with protein sequence MRYESLALILILSILLMANFNPVCARRFHYHHKRQRSGLDPNSKPLFCRIDLNSTKMASKAADEAKAAKEAQPCASEEAKQRVMKQMANKAEQAARAAELALSGRKFLLEQLQVSQNETVDTIEGVESDLKNSRESMETIALINTQIKETIEEMQCLQDEAEANLANFKEVSDIIKKDVQEKQEVLSHAEERSCYLKDCFIKAKEDLERTEVIAEQAEEAASEAQERIKAVHDAIEKIKRLRRKDSKSLNNIFKRLIKK encoded by the coding sequence ATGCGTTACGAGTCCTTGGCATTGATATTAATTCTAAGCATCCTCCTGATGGCCAATTTCAATCCTGTGTGTGCTCGCAGATTCCACTATCATCACAAGAGACAAAGATCGGGCCTCGATCCAAACAGTAAGCCTTTATTTTGTAGAATTGACCTAAACTCCACGAAAATGGCCTCCAAGGCTGCGGATGAGGCTAAAGCTGCCAAGGAAGCGCAGCCCTGCGCCAGCGAGGAAGCCAAACAACGTGTCATGAAACAAATGGCGAATAAAGCCGAGCAGGCGGCTAGAGCTGCCGAGCTTGCCTTAAGCGGAAGAAAGTTTCTACTTGAGCAATTACAAGTCAGTCAAAATGAAACGGTTGATACAATTGAGGGTGTTGAAAGTGATTTAAAAAACAGTCGAGAGAGTATGGAAACCATTGCTCTTATAAACACCCAAATCAAAGAGACAATAGAGGAAATGCAGTGTTTACAAGATGAGGCCGAAGCGAATCTTGCCAATTTTAAAGAAGTTTctgatattattaaaaaagatGTGCAGGAAAAGCAAGAAGTACTATCACATGCGGAAGAGCGGTCTTGTTATCTGAAGGATTGCTTTATAAAAGCCAAAGAGGATCTAGAACGCACAGAGGTCATTGCCGAGCAGGCAGAGGAAGCGGCGAGTGAGGCACAAGAAAGAATCAAAGCTGTGCATGATGCGattgagaaaataaaaagacttAGGAGAAAAGATAGCAAATCGttgaacaatattttcaaaaggcttattaaaaaatag